DNA from Larimichthys crocea isolate SSNF chromosome XIII, L_crocea_2.0, whole genome shotgun sequence:
GAAGTGTCGGTAGCTGACCCAGCCCGGGCCGCTCGGCGTGGACGCGCACGGTGTCTCCCGTTAACGgggatgtttgtgttgtggaaGCTAACAGCTAGCCTCGTAGCTTCCATTGTCACAGCCGGGCTAAgctaggctaagctaagctaagctaagctaagctaagctaagctaggctaaggTTCCGTGTTCTGTAACAAACTTTACCCGACACTGGGACGCTCTGTCCCGGCCTCCGTGACCGAGGCACAGCGCTGGATAGATGGTTTATTCCGCTCCGGCGAGGCGGACTGCTGTCGTGTCGTTAgcacgctaatgctaacagcGGTGCTAACCCGCTAACGGCCCGGAGAGGAGAGCCTGATCCCGGCCGGAGCCGGCGGGCTGCCCGCTAGCTgctagcctgttagcctgttagctgttagctgctagcctgttagcctgttagcctgttagctgttagctgctagcctgttagctgctagcctgttagcctgttagctgttagcctgttagctgttagctgctaGCTGCTAGCAGGAATCAAAATGTCTCCTGACTCATTTTGTCGCAGGCTTTCATGTCACCGCTCTGACCGGGACAGCGCGGCCCGGTTCGGCCCGGTTCGGCCCGGTTCAGCTCGGATTACTCACACATCAGCCACAGCGTGTATATCAGTGTTattattgtctgtgtttttgtttttgttgttgttaacaaGCGCGTGCTCGTGGTTTGAAGGCCACAGACTGTCACAGGTGTGTTATCAGGTGTGttatcaggtgtgtgtgtgtgtcatgtgattCATATGGTGAGTCCAGGTGACTGAAGCAGCCCAGGCTTCAGACCAGGACCCCCTGTCTGTAGCTGGTTCAGTCTGGATTCAgtctgtgctgcgttcaggtgtcTCTGTTattctgtgtaaatgtgtgtgtacgctTCACTGGACAGTGTGAATATGATGTCTGAACAACAGCTGTCTGTAGGTCTGTAGGTCTGTTGGTCTGTTGTTAGTCTGTTGGTCTGTTGTTGGTCTGTTGTTGTACTGTTGGTCTGATGGTCTGTTGTTGGTCTGAAGGTCTGTTGCTGGTCTGTTGTTGTACTGTTGGTCTGAAGGTCTGTTGTTGGTCTGTTGTTGGTCTGTAGGTCTGTTGTTAGTCTGTAGGTCTGTTGTTAGTCTGTAGGTCTGATGGTCTGTTGTTGGTCTGAAGGTCTGTTGTTGGTCTGATGGTCTGTTGTTGGTCTGTAGGTGTGATGGTCTGTTGTTGGTCTGTAGGTCTGTTGTTGGTCTGTAGTTCTGTTGTTGGTCTGTAGGTCTGATGGTCTGTTGTTGGTATGATGGTCTGTTGTTGGTACATAGGTCTGTTGTTGGTCTGTTGTTGGTCTGATGGTCTGTTGTTGGTATGATGGTCTCTTGTTGGTCTGTAGGTCTGTTGTTGGTCTGTAGGTCTGATGGTCTGTTGTTGGTCTGTAAGTCTGATGGTCTGTTGTTGGTCTGATGGTCTGTTGTTGGTCTGATGGTCTGTTGTTGGTACATAGGTCTGTTGTTGGTCTGATGGTCTGTTGTTGGTCTGTAGGTNNNNNNNNNNNNNNNNNNNNNNNNNNNNNNNNNNNNNNNNNNNNNNNNNNNNNNNNNNNNNNNNNNNNNNNNNNNNNNNNNNNNNNNNNNNNNNNNNNNNNNNNNNNNNNNNNNNNNNNNNNNNNNNNNNNNNNNNNNNNNNNNNNNNNNNNNNNNNNNNNNNNNNNNNNNNNNNNNNNNNNNNNNNNNNNNNNNNNNNNNNNNNNNNNNNNNNNNNNNNNNNNNNNNNNNNNNNNNNNNCCTACGACCAACAACAACCATCAGACCTACATACCAACAGACCATAGACCAACAACAGACCTACAGAACACCAAAACAACCCAGACCTACATATGCAACAACACACCTCAACCAACACACCatcagaccaaaacagagccatcaaccaacaacaacaccatcaGACCTACAGACCATCAGACCACGTACCAACCGACCTACAGACCAACAGAGAGACCACCAGAAcaaccaacaccaacaacaacacgaccTACATGACCACACAACAGACCCAACAACAGACCTACAGACCAACAACAACCTATATACCAACAACAAGACCATCAGCACCAACACAGACCATCAGACCAAACAACAGACCATCAGACTCTATAGACCAACAGACCTACCATAGACTACAGACCAACAAGAGCCTACACACCACCAACAGACCAACAAGAGACCATCAGACCAAATCAACAAGACATCAACCTCAGACCAACAACAGACCTACAGACCAACAAGACCTATGAACCACAACAGACCAATCAAGACCACAACAACCAGCAGACCTACAGACCAACAACAGACCTATGTACAACACAGACCATCAGACCAACAACCAGACCATCAGACCAACAACAGACCATCCAGactacaacaaacaacagacatcCAGACTCAGACCACCACAACAGACCTCAGACCAACAAGACCAACAACGACACACAACAAACATCAACCCAAAACTACGAACAAGACCTATGTACAACAACAGACAATCCCAACACAGACCATCACACCTACAGACCAACAACAGACATCAGACCAACAACAGACTATTCACAACCATCATACCAACAACAGACCATCACCACACAGACCTTCAACCAACACGACAGTTTGAAGGTCTGTTGTTGGTATGTAGGTCTGTTGGTATGTAGGTCTGATGGTGTGTTGTTGATCTGTAGGTCTGTTGTTGGTCTGTAGGTCTGTTGTTGGTCTGATGGTCTGTTGGTATGTAGGTCTGATGGTCTGTTGTTGGTCTGTAGGTCTGGTGGTCTGTTGCTCTGTAGGTCTGATGGTCTGTTGCTCTGTAGGTCTAGTGGTCTGATGGTCTGTAGGTCTGGTGGTCTGTAGGTCTGATGGTCTGTAGGTCTGTTGGTCTGATGGTCTGTAGGTCTGGTGGTCTGATGGTCTGTAGGTCTGGTGGTCTGATGGTCTGTAGGTCTGTAGGTCTGGTGGTCTGATGGTCTGATGGTCTGTAGGTCTGGTGGTCTGGTGGTCTGATGGTCTGATGGTCTGTAGGTCTGGTGGTCTCTGTCTGATCAAAGATGGTTTATTAGAGGAAGAAGCATCACTGAGTGAGGAAGTGACCTCATTACCAGGTGTGACGACCTGTTCAGCATCGACACACAGTCATTAATGTTGGACCCTCTGTAAATACTGCAATACTACATCTAAAATACTCTAAACTCTGAAGGTGTACTTCAAGTAAAAATACTTCTTAAATACAGTTCCTGTGTACTTTCTATACATTTAAAGATGCGTTCAGGGTTTTTAATCACAAGACTGTGATTGGATCTGTGTTGGTGAAATGCACCTTGGGAGTCGTAGTTGACCCTCTAACTGGATCTGTTAGCCGGCAGCAGAACCGGGCTCACGTGCTCTGAACCTGGAGCCTTGAAAACAtaaacaggatgtgatgtcgATGAcgtctcagtttcagttttatcacTTTTCATCAGTTTGACTCAGGAAATGCCACGATGCGTTTAATGACTCCGTAACATCCAGGAAAGTTGATTCATGTGATGTGAGTCACTGGTTCTGTCCGGCTCATTCGTTCatctgtttacttttttatttagtgATGACCGTTTATTCTAGTTTTCTAGGAGAACAGCTGATCCTggactttaaaaatatttcaggtCATTCAGTAATAATAAgatcacggtgggaaccacacagATCCCATCCATTCACTGACACAGCAGTCTGAACCAGAACTCTTAGATTTGGACTCATCGTCATTCAGACCATGGAGGTGTGATTCACACAGCCTCCTCTGAACATCACGACGCTCGTTACAGTAATGAACTGGTCAAAGTGGAAGCTGCTCAGAGTTAAACTGTCTGATTAAATATTCAGATCCATCGTCCGCTCATTTAAAGAGCTTTAACGAGTTTATAAACAggagcccagaatggacaaaccaaacacctccacctccttcacacTTGGAGGGTGAGGCGAGCGGTATTCATCTGTGACTTCACCAGCAGAAGACACTAAATCTttcacattggacctttaatggtTCAGTAATCTCAGTAATAATCCTTTGCTGtgtgcagtgcattgtgggcaAGCGCTGTTCGGCAGCAGcgaggctgatgggaaatgtagtttgtatcatcaaatatttaaccctccgtctgcctgtctgtcaggtgTTTGTCTGACTTCTGATTGGACCCCGGCAAGCTAGCCCCTCCCACCATGAACCCTCTGAACCAGATGAAGGCGGGACTGTCCAACAAcccacacaggtacacacacacacacacacacacacacacacacagcagtgatgtcacagggtACTGACGCACTGATTCCctccgtgtgtttgtgtgcagtgaTGGCTCGTACCCGTACGACCCCTCCAGCTGGCAGCAGCCCACCAATCAGCCCACAGGATCCCTCTCCGTGGTTACCACCGTCTGGGGAGTGACCAATCCCTCAGCCAGCCAGGTATGACATCACCAAACAGGAAGGAGGACTAATtggttttaaatcatttgacGTGTGTGAGATGTGAAGTGTGTTTCTATGTCCGTCAGGGTCTGGGTGGAGGCGTGATGGGGCCCGGAGCCAACCCAGGCGGGGGGCCCATGATGCAGGGTCCCGGGGGACCGGGCATGGCCGGCGGGCCTGGAGGGTACATGGGTCAGCAGGGCTACGGAGAGCCCAACAAAGGCTACATGAACCAGGGCATGTACGGCCGGACGACTGGGGGCTACGCTGGAGGACCAGGGGGGTACACCGGGAGGTGAGTCTGAACCACTGACCTGAGAACAGGGGGGTACACCGGGAGGTGAGTCTGAATCACTGACCTGAGAACAGGGGGGTACACCGGGAGGTGAGTCTGAACCACTGACCTGAGAACAGGGGGGTACACCGGGAGGTGAGTCTGAACCACTGACCTGAGAACAGGGGGGTACACAGGGAGGTGAGTCTGAACCACTGACCTAAGAACAGGGGGGTACACCGGGAGGTGAGTCTGAACCACTGACCTGAGAACAGGGGGGTACACCGGCAGGTGAGTCTGAACCACTGACCTGAGAACAGGAACGTAAGAATGTTCACATGACCGCtcaataaggaggactggattcaaagtaacGAAGTGAAGTTGaatttattcttgtacaagaaggatGTTTAACAGTGCAGCACACAGAAGGGTCACAgggaaaaggctccctgaggagctctaacagttggttcttctACACTCTCTAATCTCTAATGTCTCGGACCCCCCATAGATACAGATAGCATCATAAGTCTTCTTAATTTCCTCTAATAGTCAGCATTTCCCCAatttaaatgtcacctctctgacctgtccctgaccctCGTTCTGTTTCTACATTCACCTGAACTTTACCGGACCCTGCCAGCCTTAGCAACAAGGCCATGTTggagaagtgaaaacagaacatgtgaggAGGAACTCACGTACACGTCATATGATTTAAGATATCTGACACGTTAGGGAAACGTCTGTTTCAAACAAGTTTCCAGATGTTTACACTGAATCTGATTGGCTCGTACATTTAAGTTTCTTTGGGAAGAACATATGTTCACTTTTGTGTTTCTGAGTGTCCTTGTTATCATTTGTCTCAGTTACCCGTCAAACCCGGGAGGCTCCAGAGGTTCTGCCGACTTCACTCAggctgccgccgccgctgccgtcgctgctgctgccgccgccacAGCAACCGCCACCGCCACGGCGACCGTTGCAGCCATCCAGGAGAAACAAAACCAGGAAATGAACTACGGACAGGTGAGGCGACACGTGTCGACTGAGCGGGTCAGTGCTCCCTCTGCTGGAGGCTTCAGGCGTCCTCGTCGGGTCATTTCAGGTCTCGCAggttgattatttatttattcattcatgttccCACCTGCCGGCCGACACCTGAGCTGCGCGTCACATTCAGGTGTCTCAGGTTACTGGAATGATGCAGAGCTTCATGACTCAGAGCAGGAAACATACGACAGCTTCtgttagttttaaaaaatgtttcaaaacttcaaactttatttgtttcataTCCAAGAcgaacttttctttttccaacacTTCTAAATAAGTCTGTGGAAGCAGAGGGAGCTTGAGTACGCGTAGTTCTCACCGCAGAGCTCTAACCAACACCCTGTTTGTGTCAGATGGGCGGTCCGGCCTATAACAACCAGTTCATGGCCCACTCCGGCCCCCGCGGCCCCCCTGGCATGGCTCCTGGAGGTATGGGCTCCGGACCTGGACCTACCAGGGGCCCTCCCTCAATGGGCCCCATGTATGGACCTGGAGGTGGCCCCCAGAGGGTCCCTCAGCACCCAAACTACGGCCCTGGACCACAGCAGGGCCACCTGAGGCCCCCACAGGGCCTGAAACGGCCCTACAGCTCTGAGGTGAGCCTGTGATCAATCCGGATAAAACCAGATCAAACCAGATTAAATGTGCCAGGTTTAAACGGatcagtcacttcctgtttgtctcctcagTCTTTCCCAGGAATGTCTCAGCAGTACGGCGTCCCGGTTGGTTCCAGTGTGAACGTCATGTCCGGTCCTGGTGGCGCCGGCGGTTCAATGCCAGGTTCAGGCGGAGGTGGTCACGCCGGACCCGGCCCGTACTCCGGCCCAAACATGCAGTACCATCCAGGTTAGAGATTTAAAgggatttgttgattttttttttttttagtttcacaaATAAgttttagcttagcacaaagactagaagcagagggaaatgttagcctagcttagcacaaagactggaagcagagggaaatgTTAGCCTAGCCTCCATCACTTTAAGGATCTTCACTCTCCCTGCAGGTCCAGGTGGTCCAGGCCCCGCCCCACAGCGCTCTGGCTCCTCCCCCTCCTATCAGGGCCATAAGATGCCCCTCCCACAGTACCCCCCCTCTGGACCCCCCAGTTCACAGTACTACAAGGTGAGGCGTGTTTACTGCGTGTGCGTGTGAACATGTGAGGACGTGAAGCATCAGGccaacatgtgtttgtgtctgagcaGCAGGACCAGTTTAACGGGCAGGGTGGAGGTCTGAACAGTCTGACCACAGGGGGCGCCGCCGGTGTCTACAGCTCCTTCAACCAGCCGCCAggggtaagtgtgtgtgcgtcgAACTGTCAGttacaggaagtgatgtcacaggtAGAGGCGTGTTCTCACCTGTGACCaggtcaccatggtaacagttGAGGTTCTCTCCCCGTTCTCTCTGTCAGCCTGGTCGAGGGTTGCCAGGTTACCCGTCCTCTCCGGTTCCTGGTAATCCGACCCCTCCCATCACCCCCAGCAGCTCCATGGCCCCGCCCTACATGTCGCCCGGCAACAGTGACGTCAAACCGCCGCCCTCTTCCTTCCTGCCTGACATCAAACCCAACATGGCAGGCCTGCCACCGCCGCCTCCAACAGGTCGATTCTTCACCAGGTTACATCACCATGAGATGTGACATCACAGGAAGTGTACAGGCGTCTGACTGTTCTGACTTCCTGTTAACAGGTAACCCTAGCGACGACCTGCGGCTGACCTTCCCAGTGCGTGACGGTGTGGTCCTAGAGCCCTTCAGATTAGAGCACAACCTGGCTGTCAGCAACCACGTCTTCCAGCTCCGAGACTCCGTGTACAAGACGCTCATCATGAGGTGagacaggttttagacagtctgtggggacgtcacggagactacatccaggttttagacagtctgcggggacgtcacagagactacgtccagattttagtcagtctgcggggacgtcgcgTCAAGAAAATGTTGCTGTGACTGTGATGCTAATTTACATTAGCGTGTTAATGGTATTTCCTACTTTGTATTAGCATTGAGCTAACAGAAACATTAAGAGAACAGTTTGTTCTCTTAATGTTAAAGACTTTTGTttaatcgtgtgtgtgtgtgtgtgtgtgtgtgtgtgtcagaccgGACCTGGAGCTCCAGTTCAAGTGTTACCACCACGAGGATCGACAGATGAACACCAACTGGCCCGCCTCGGTCCAGGTCCGACCTCCATCTTTTTATCTCCACACTGATTTCATCTGAGCATGTATTTACCTGTTactcacctgctcctcctgctcctgctcctgctcctcctcctgctcctcctcctgctcctcctcctcctcctcaggtgaGCGTGAACGCGACTCCTCTCACCATCGAGCGAGGCGACAACAAAACTTCCCATAAACCTTTGTACCTGAAGCAAGTCTGTCAGCCTGGCAGGAACACCATCCAGATCACCGTGACCGCCTGCTGCtgtgtacgcacacacacacacacacacacacacacacaggtgtcacagctgtgtacaggtgtgtgtgtcattaaCATGAATGTGTCTCTGCAGTCTCACCTGTTCGTCCTCCAGCTGGTCCATCGTCCCTCGGTGCGCTCGGTGCTGCAGGGTCTGATGAAGAAGAGGCTGCTGCCTGCAGAGCACTGCGTCACCAAGAGTGAGTGGCTCGTCTTCATCGCTCGTTAAGCGCACGCCGCTCGTTAGGTGTCGTCTCACcttcttccttctgtctctcagTAAAGAGGAACTTCAGCAGCGGTTCGATTCCCGGGACCCCCGGGTTAAACGGAGAGGACGGCGTGGAGCAGACGGCCATCAGAGTGTCGTTGAAGTGTCCCATCACTTTCCGCCGCATCCAGCTGCCCGCCAGAGGTCACGACTGCAGACACATACAGGTCAGAGCCACGGCCAATCAGAGCACGGCAtgcactgtgacatcaccacGCTGTCAATGCTGGAAATATAAAGTCCTAGCTTTCCAATGACAGTAAACGCACCACACCTGGTTAAATACAGTGAGTGCTACTTCAAGGACAACAGAAAATCCACGTTAAAGCGAGCGCTCATTTCCTGTGGTGCCGTCGCCATCTGGTAGATGTATTATAATGATGGTCAcatgactctgtctgtctgtctgtctgtctgtctgtctctctctctgtctgtctgtctgtctgtctgtctctctgtctgtctctctgtctgtctgtctgtctctctgtctctctgtctctctgtctgtctgtctctctgtctgtctgcagtgtttcGACCTGGAGTCGTACCTGCAGCTCAACTGTGAGAGAGGAACGTGGAGATGCCCTGTGTGCAAGtatgtcacacatacacatcaaactaatacacacactcctcatgtcctctataacctgtgtgtgtgtgtgtgtgtgtgtgtgtgtgtgtgtgtgtgtgtgtgtgcgcagtaaGACAGCTCTGTTGGAGGGTCTCGAGGTCGATCAGTACATGCTGGGAATCCTCATCTACGTCCAGAAGTAAGTAACTTCTTTAAACGCCGATCAGAGTCCATGACAAGTCCTGCACATCTgagcctccccctcctcctcctcctcctcctcctcctcctcctcagttcGGAGTACGAGGAGATCACCATCGACCCGGTGTGCAGCTGGAAGCCGGTCCCGGTGAAGCCGGACATCCATGTGAAGGAGGAGTCGGACGGCCCGGTGTTGAAGCGATGCCGGACGCTCAGCCCGAGTCACATGGTCCTCCCCAGCGTCATGGAGATGATCGCATCACTAGGCCCcgccccttcctcctcctcctcctcctccccgatGCCCTACCCCTCGCTGCCTGCAGGGGGcggcaacaacagcagcaacacaccgGACTACCCCGGGCCAGGTATGCAGGGGGCGTGGTCTGTAACACATGGGTGTGGTCTgtagtgtgtgggtgtggtctCTAACGTGTGGGCGTggcctcctcctcagctccgTCCTATCCCGCCCAGTCAGCTGGTTTCTCGGACTTCAGTGGACCGGGTACTCCAGGCGTTGGGGGGGACTTCTCCTCCCCCGgtcctccccccctctcctacCAGTCGGAGCTGTCCAGTGCCCTCCTCACCCCTGACAAA
Protein-coding regions in this window:
- the LOC113747269 gene encoding zinc finger MIZ domain-containing protein 2-like, with protein sequence MNPLNQMKAGLSNNPHSDGSYPYDPSSWQQPTNQPTGSLSVVTTVWGVTNPSASQGLGGGVMGPGANPGGGPMMQGPGGPGMAGGPGGYMGQQGYGEPNKGYMNQGMYGRTTGGYAGGPGGYTGSYPSNPGGSRGSADFTQAAAAAAVAAAAAATATATATATVAAIQEKQNQEMNYGQMGGPAYNNQFMAHSGPRGPPGMAPGGMGSGPGPTRGPPSMGPMYGPGGGPQRVPQHPNYGPGPQQGHLRPPQGLKRPYSSESFPGMSQQYGVPVGSSVNVMSGPGGAGGSMPGSGGGGHAGPGPYSGPNMQYHPGPGGPGPAPQRSGSSPSYQGHKMPLPQYPPSGPPSSQYYKQDQFNGQGGGLNSLTTGGAAGVYSSFNQPPGPGRGLPGYPSSPVPGNPTPPITPSSSMAPPYMSPGNSDVKPPPSSFLPDIKPNMAGLPPPPPTGNPSDDLRLTFPVRDGVVLEPFRLEHNLAVSNHVFQLRDSVYKTLIMRPDLELQFKCYHHEDRQMNTNWPASVQVSVNATPLTIERGDNKTSHKPLYLKQVCQPGRNTIQITVTACCCSHLFVLQLVHRPSVRSVLQGLMKKRLLPAEHCVTKIKRNFSSGSIPGTPGLNGEDGVEQTAIRVSLKCPITFRRIQLPARGHDCRHIQCFDLESYLQLNCERGTWRCPVCNKTALLEGLEVDQYMLGILIYVQNSEYEEITIDPVCSWKPVPVKPDIHVKEESDGPVLKRCRTLSPSHMVLPSVMEMIASLGPAPSSSSSSSPMPYPSLPAGGGNNSSNTPDYPGPAPSYPAQSAGFSDFSGPGTPGVGGDFSSPGPPPLSYQSELSSALLTPDKPPPHPLAGQMSVSGRLDSTSHGAPLSQQQQSQGLHGNSQLGGGNQMMQRSNQNPRLQGDSSFGLGGPAEVPEPSLDLLPELTNPDELLSYLGPPDLPNNNNDDLLSLFENN